In Stenotrophomonas sp. ASS1, the following proteins share a genomic window:
- the glp gene encoding gephyrin-like molybdotransferase Glp, whose protein sequence is MIAYSEALQHLLDAATPLPAERLPLHEAGGRTLASDIISGQSLPPFDNSAMDGFALRANGTTFEAGTEFAVQGWQAAGDAGAEGGEGAWEIMTGARMPVGLDTVVPVENVEILASEDGRPTRIALKGTVKPGQNVRLRGQDVREGERVLQAGQVLDINARTLLHAIGLGQVAVVARPKAAVIATGKELVTEAAQTLESGQIRDSNRPYLVGRLQAAGAEVVWQGTVGDDVAAFNAVLDDALAAGAQLLISTGAVSAGRYDFVPDALRGRGARIVFHKVAIRPGKPLLFAVLPNGALYFGLPGNPVSAAVGQRFFVEPVLRRLLGLAPEAVLQLPLQADVRKPPGLRFHARARVEVDAQGHLSARVLSGQESFRLMSMLQANAWVVLEAEGDLANAGTYVRVQGWGHHDPVQLASQES, encoded by the coding sequence ATGATTGCCTATAGCGAAGCCCTGCAGCACCTGCTGGATGCGGCCACGCCGCTGCCGGCCGAGCGCCTGCCGCTGCATGAGGCCGGCGGCCGCACTCTGGCCAGTGACATCATCAGTGGGCAGTCGCTGCCGCCGTTCGACAATTCTGCGATGGACGGTTTCGCGCTGCGCGCCAACGGCACGACGTTCGAAGCCGGTACCGAATTCGCGGTGCAGGGTTGGCAGGCGGCCGGCGATGCCGGCGCCGAAGGCGGCGAGGGTGCCTGGGAAATCATGACCGGTGCGCGCATGCCGGTTGGGTTGGATACGGTGGTGCCGGTCGAGAACGTGGAGATCCTCGCCAGCGAGGACGGCCGCCCGACCCGCATCGCCTTGAAGGGCACGGTGAAGCCGGGCCAGAACGTGCGCCTGCGCGGCCAGGATGTACGCGAAGGCGAGCGCGTGCTGCAGGCCGGGCAGGTGCTGGATATCAATGCGCGGACCCTGCTGCATGCCATCGGCCTGGGCCAGGTGGCGGTGGTGGCGCGGCCGAAGGCGGCAGTGATCGCTACCGGCAAGGAGTTGGTGACCGAGGCGGCGCAGACGCTGGAGTCCGGCCAGATCCGTGACAGCAACCGGCCGTATCTGGTTGGCCGCCTGCAGGCCGCCGGTGCCGAAGTGGTGTGGCAGGGCACGGTGGGTGATGACGTGGCGGCGTTCAATGCGGTGCTGGATGACGCGCTGGCTGCCGGCGCGCAGCTGCTGATCAGCACAGGCGCGGTGTCGGCCGGCCGCTACGATTTCGTTCCCGATGCGCTGCGTGGACGTGGTGCGCGCATCGTGTTCCACAAGGTGGCGATCCGCCCCGGCAAGCCGCTGCTGTTTGCGGTGCTGCCCAATGGCGCGCTGTATTTCGGTCTGCCCGGCAACCCGGTCTCGGCCGCCGTGGGCCAGCGCTTCTTCGTCGAGCCGGTGCTGCGCCGCCTGCTGGGGCTGGCACCGGAAGCCGTGTTGCAGCTGCCACTGCAGGCCGACGTGCGCAAGCCGCCGGGCCTGCGCTTCCACGCGCGTGCGCGGGTGGAAGTGGACGCGCAGGGCCACCTGAGTGCGCGGGTGCTGTCCGGGCAGGAGTCGTTCCGTTTGATGTCCATGCTGCAGGCCAACGCCTGGGTGGTGCTGGAGGCCGAGGGCGACCTGGCCAACGCTGGCACCTACGTGCGCGTGCAGGGCTGGGGTCACCATGACCCGGTGCAGCTGGCGAGCCAGGAGTCGTGA
- the moaA gene encoding GTP 3',8-cyclase MoaA, giving the protein MSQLTDGFGRSFPYLRLSLTEACNFRCSYCLPDGYQADGRPRFLQVDEIARLVRAFAALGMSKIRLTGGEPSLRKDLDEIIASVAAVPGIRKVAITTNGTLLPRRLPGWHRAGLTALNVSMDSLQRERFRTITGHDRLPEIEQGLALAQALGLPAIKLNAVLLRGLNDDELPQWMDYLRDRPFSVRFIELMRTGDNEAYFQRHHLRADVVIEQLLAAGWHERPRAADAGPAREFGHPDHRGSIGIIAPYSRDFCKGCNRLRVTAKGDLRLCLFGEFGVPLRPLLQSDDDHDALLARITTQLGLKAAGHGLHQGQTGLTPHLASIGG; this is encoded by the coding sequence ATGAGCCAACTCACCGACGGTTTCGGACGCAGCTTTCCGTACCTGCGCCTGTCGTTGACCGAAGCCTGCAACTTCCGTTGCAGCTACTGCCTGCCCGACGGTTACCAGGCCGATGGCCGCCCGCGCTTCCTGCAGGTGGATGAAATCGCGCGCCTCGTGCGTGCGTTCGCCGCGCTGGGCATGAGCAAGATCCGCCTGACCGGTGGCGAGCCCAGCCTGCGCAAGGACCTGGACGAGATCATCGCCTCCGTGGCGGCGGTGCCGGGCATCCGCAAGGTGGCCATCACCACCAATGGCACGCTGCTGCCGCGGCGCCTGCCGGGCTGGCACCGCGCCGGCCTGACCGCGCTGAACGTGAGCATGGACAGCCTGCAGCGCGAACGCTTCAGGACCATCACCGGGCATGACCGCCTGCCGGAGATCGAGCAGGGCCTGGCGCTGGCGCAGGCACTGGGCCTGCCGGCGATCAAGCTCAACGCGGTGCTGCTGCGTGGCCTGAACGACGACGAGCTGCCGCAGTGGATGGACTACCTGCGCGACCGCCCCTTCAGCGTGCGCTTCATCGAGCTGATGCGCACCGGCGACAACGAAGCCTATTTCCAGCGCCACCACCTGCGCGCCGACGTGGTGATCGAGCAGCTGCTGGCGGCCGGCTGGCACGAGCGGCCGCGCGCCGCCGATGCGGGCCCGGCGCGTGAGTTCGGCCACCCCGACCATCGCGGCAGCATCGGCATCATCGCCCCGTATTCGCGTGACTTCTGCAAGGGCTGCAACCGCCTGCGGGTAACCGCCAAGGGCGACCTGCGGCTGTGCCTGTTCGGCGAGTTCGGCGTGCCGCTGCGCCCGCTGCTGCAGAGCGACGATGACCACGACGCGCTGCTGGCACGCATCACCACACAGCTTGGCCTGAAAGCGGCCGGGCATGGACTGCACCAGGGCCAGACCGGGCTGACCCCGCACCTGGCCTCCATCGGAGGATGA
- the moaCB gene encoding bifunctional molybdenum cofactor biosynthesis protein MoaC/MoaB has translation MSGELNAAFHMADVRDKRITRRRAVAVGELHAGPVAYPLIVERRLPKGDALVMAEIAGLQGAKMASMLMPLCHPLPLELVQVFCAAVPERQAIRVWCECASEARTGVEMEALAGVNAALLTLYDLSKPVEPALRIEGIRLLFKEGGKRGVWLHPDGMDDAERARFKPRAPKGLEGAACAVITLSDRASEGTYEDVSGPTLVSGLKKLGGEVVAAEILPDGIEPLAGRLQALAAEGVRLCLCTGGTGLGPRDLTPEALRSLNARPVHGLAQMVRALSAQHTPMAWLSRAEVVQLGNMLVFALPGSPKAAAQCLDILAPVLGHALVMVDGGGH, from the coding sequence ATGAGTGGGGAATTGAATGCGGCCTTCCACATGGCCGATGTCCGCGACAAGCGCATCACCCGCCGCCGTGCGGTGGCGGTGGGCGAGCTGCATGCCGGTCCGGTGGCCTATCCGCTGATCGTCGAGCGCCGCCTGCCCAAGGGCGATGCGCTGGTGATGGCCGAGATTGCCGGCCTGCAGGGCGCCAAGATGGCCTCGATGCTGATGCCGCTGTGCCACCCGCTGCCGCTGGAGCTGGTACAGGTGTTCTGCGCGGCGGTACCGGAACGGCAGGCGATCCGCGTGTGGTGCGAGTGCGCCAGCGAGGCGCGCACCGGCGTGGAGATGGAGGCACTGGCCGGCGTCAACGCGGCACTGCTGACCCTGTACGACCTGAGCAAGCCGGTGGAACCGGCGCTGCGCATCGAAGGCATCCGCCTGCTGTTCAAGGAAGGCGGCAAGCGCGGCGTGTGGCTGCACCCGGATGGCATGGACGATGCCGAGCGTGCACGCTTCAAGCCGCGTGCGCCGAAGGGGTTGGAGGGCGCGGCCTGCGCGGTGATCACGCTGAGCGATCGCGCCAGCGAGGGCACCTATGAAGATGTGTCCGGCCCAACCCTGGTGAGCGGCCTGAAAAAGCTGGGCGGTGAGGTCGTGGCCGCCGAGATCTTGCCCGACGGCATCGAGCCGTTGGCTGGCCGCCTGCAGGCACTGGCCGCCGAGGGCGTGCGCCTGTGCCTGTGCACCGGCGGTACCGGGCTGGGCCCGCGTGACCTGACCCCGGAGGCGCTGCGTTCCTTGAACGCACGGCCGGTGCATGGCCTGGCGCAGATGGTGCGGGCACTGAGCGCACAGCACACGCCGATGGCCTGGCTGAGCCGCGCCGAGGTGGTGCAGCTGGGCAACATGCTGGTGTTCGCACTGCCGGGCAGCCCGAAGGCGGCGGCGCAGTGCCTCGATATTCTGGCGCCGGTGCTGGGCCACGCTTTGGTGATGGTCGATGGTGGTGGCCACTGA
- a CDS encoding MoaD/ThiS family protein → MKQVNLQLFGAFSDLDASREIAVEVAGGTVADLRQALRELLPVRWPGFRAGLLDYSAFADQQRVLRDHEALPDDGRVAILPPVSGG, encoded by the coding sequence ATGAAACAGGTGAATCTGCAGTTGTTCGGTGCGTTTTCCGATCTGGATGCCAGCCGCGAGATCGCGGTGGAGGTGGCCGGTGGCACCGTGGCCGATCTGCGCCAGGCGCTGCGCGAGCTGCTGCCGGTGCGTTGGCCAGGATTCCGCGCTGGCCTGCTGGACTACTCGGCGTTCGCCGACCAGCAACGCGTGCTGCGTGACCACGAAGCGCTGCCCGACGATGGCCGGGTGGCGATCCTGCCG